A single Pseudomonas sp. HN11 DNA region contains:
- a CDS encoding transporter substrate-binding domain-containing protein: MTKRYSALLTALFASLMLSQAPAQANGLDDIVARGILKVAVPQDFPPFGSVGPDMKPRGLDIDTAKLLADQLKVKLELTPVNSTNRIPFLTTGKVDLVISSLGKNPEREKVIDFSKAYAPFYLAVFGPPEAAINSTDDLKGKTISVTRGAIEDIELTAVAPKEATIKRFEDNNSTIAAYLAGQVDLIASGNVVMVAISERNPKRVPALKVKLKDSPVYVGVNKNEPALLERVNQILVAAKADGSLEKNAMQWLKEPLPADL; the protein is encoded by the coding sequence ATGACCAAGCGCTACAGCGCCCTGCTTACTGCCCTGTTTGCCAGCCTGATGCTGAGCCAGGCACCCGCCCAGGCCAATGGTCTGGACGACATCGTCGCCCGTGGCATCCTCAAGGTCGCCGTGCCCCAGGACTTCCCGCCGTTCGGCTCGGTGGGTCCTGACATGAAGCCACGCGGCCTGGACATCGACACCGCCAAGCTGCTGGCCGACCAGCTCAAGGTCAAGCTGGAACTCACCCCGGTCAACAGCACTAACCGCATTCCATTCCTCACCACCGGTAAGGTCGACCTGGTGATCTCCAGCCTGGGCAAGAACCCTGAGCGCGAAAAGGTCATCGACTTCTCCAAAGCCTATGCACCGTTCTACCTGGCCGTGTTCGGTCCGCCTGAAGCCGCCATCAACAGCACCGACGACCTCAAGGGCAAGACCATCAGCGTGACCCGTGGCGCCATTGAAGACATCGAGCTGACCGCCGTGGCGCCCAAGGAGGCCACCATCAAGCGCTTCGAAGACAACAACTCCACCATCGCCGCCTACCTCGCCGGCCAAGTCGACCTGATCGCCAGCGGCAACGTGGTGATGGTGGCGATCAGTGAACGCAACCCGAAACGCGTGCCCGCGCTGAAAGTGAAACTCAAGGACTCGCCGGTGTACGTGGGCGTGAACAAGAACGAGCCGGCGCTGCTGGAGAGGGTCAACCAGATCCTGGTCGCGGCCAAGGCCGATGGCAGCCTGGAAAAGAACGCTATGCAATGGCTGAAAGAGCCACTGCCCGCCGATCTCTGA
- the rho gene encoding transcription termination factor Rho — protein MNLTELKQKPITDLLQLAEEMGIENMARSRKQDVIFSLLKKHAKSGEEISGDGVLEILQDGFGFLRSADASYLAGPDDIYVSPSQIRRFNLRTGDTIVGKIRPPKEGERYFALLKVDTINFDRPENAKNKILFENLTPLFPTVRMKMEAGNGSTEDLTGRVIDLCAPIGKGQRGLIVAPPKAGKTIMLQNIAANIARNNPEVHLIVLLIDERPEEVTEMQRTVRGEVVASTFDEPPTRHVQVAEMVIEKAKRLVEHKKDVVILLDSITRLARAYNTVIPSSGKVLTGGVDAHALEKPKRFFGAARNIEEGGSLTIIATALVETGSKMDEVIYEEFKGTGNMELPLDRRIAEKRVFPAININRSGTRREELLTADDELQRMWILRKLLHPMDEVAAIEFLVDKLKTTKTNDEFFLSMKRK, from the coding sequence ATGAATCTGACTGAACTCAAGCAAAAGCCGATTACCGACCTGCTCCAGCTGGCCGAAGAAATGGGCATAGAAAATATGGCCCGTTCGCGCAAGCAGGACGTGATTTTCTCCCTGCTGAAAAAGCACGCGAAAAGCGGCGAGGAAATCTCCGGTGATGGCGTGCTGGAGATTCTCCAGGACGGCTTCGGCTTCCTCCGCTCTGCTGACGCCTCCTATCTTGCCGGCCCAGACGATATCTACGTCTCGCCGAGCCAGATCCGTCGCTTCAACTTGCGCACCGGTGACACCATCGTTGGCAAGATCCGCCCTCCGAAGGAAGGCGAGCGTTACTTCGCCCTGCTCAAGGTTGACACGATCAACTTCGATCGTCCCGAGAACGCGAAAAACAAGATTCTCTTTGAGAACCTGACCCCGCTGTTCCCGACCGTGCGCATGAAGATGGAAGCCGGTAACGGTTCCACCGAAGACCTGACCGGTCGTGTGATCGACCTGTGCGCCCCAATCGGCAAGGGCCAGCGCGGCCTGATCGTCGCACCGCCGAAAGCCGGTAAGACCATCATGCTGCAGAACATTGCAGCGAACATCGCGCGTAACAATCCTGAAGTTCACCTGATCGTGCTGTTGATCGATGAGCGTCCGGAGGAAGTGACCGAAATGCAGCGCACCGTGCGCGGCGAAGTAGTTGCCTCCACGTTTGATGAGCCGCCAACCCGCCACGTGCAGGTTGCCGAAATGGTGATCGAGAAGGCCAAGCGCCTGGTCGAGCACAAGAAGGACGTAGTGATCCTGCTCGACTCCATCACCCGTCTGGCCCGTGCCTACAACACCGTGATCCCGAGCTCCGGCAAGGTATTGACCGGTGGTGTCGATGCCCACGCCCTGGAGAAACCGAAGCGTTTCTTCGGCGCTGCGCGGAATATCGAAGAAGGCGGCTCGCTGACCATTATCGCCACCGCACTGGTTGAAACCGGTTCGAAAATGGACGAAGTGATCTACGAAGAGTTCAAGGGTACCGGCAACATGGAATTGCCCCTGGACCGTCGCATCGCGGAAAAACGCGTATTCCCGGCCATCAACATCAACCGTTCGGGCACCCGCCGCGAAGAGTTGCTGACCGCCGACGACGAACTGCAGCGCATGTGGATCCTGCGCAAGCTGCTGCACCCGATGGATGAAGTCGCTGCCATCGAGTTCCTGGTCGACAAGCTGAAAACCACCAAGACCAACGACGAGTTCTTCCTGTCGATGAAGCGTAAGTAA
- the ubiD gene encoding 4-hydroxy-3-polyprenylbenzoate decarboxylase, which yields MKFKDLRDFVQQLEQRGELKRIQMPISPVLEMTEICDRTLRNKGPALLFENPTGFDIPVLGNLFGTPERVAFGMGAESVSELREIGKLLAFLKEPEPPKGLKDAWSKLPIFRKIIAMAPKVVKDAVCQEVVIEGDDVDLAMLPVQTCWPGDVGPLITWGLTVTKGPNKDRQNLGIYRQQVIGRNKVIMRWLSHRGGALDFREWCEKHPGKPFPVSVALGADPATILGAVTPVPDSLSEYAFAGLLRGNRTELVKCRGNDLQVPATAEIILEGVIHPGEMADEGPYGDHTGYYNEVDSFPVFTVERITHRIKPIYHSTYTGRPPDEPAILGVALNEVFVPILQKQFPEITDFYLPPEGCSYRMAIVTMKKSYPGHAKRVMLGVWSFLRQFMYTKFVIVTDDDINARDWNDVIWAITTRMDPKRDTVMIDNTPIDYLDFASPVSGLGSKMGLDATHKWPGETTREWGRVIVKDEAVTARVDAIWKELGID from the coding sequence ATGAAATTCAAGGATCTTCGGGATTTCGTGCAGCAACTTGAGCAGCGCGGAGAGTTGAAACGTATCCAGATGCCGATTTCCCCGGTGCTGGAAATGACTGAGATTTGCGACCGTACCCTGCGCAACAAGGGCCCGGCGCTGCTGTTCGAGAACCCGACCGGCTTTGATATCCCGGTGCTCGGCAACCTGTTCGGTACCCCCGAGCGCGTCGCCTTCGGCATGGGCGCCGAATCGGTCAGCGAACTGCGTGAAATCGGCAAGTTGCTGGCCTTCCTCAAGGAACCCGAGCCGCCCAAGGGCCTCAAGGATGCCTGGTCGAAGTTGCCGATCTTCCGCAAGATCATTGCCATGGCCCCCAAGGTGGTCAAGGACGCGGTGTGCCAGGAGGTGGTCATTGAAGGTGATGACGTCGACCTGGCCATGCTCCCAGTACAGACCTGCTGGCCCGGCGACGTCGGCCCGCTGATCACCTGGGGCCTGACCGTCACCAAGGGCCCGAACAAGGATCGCCAGAACCTCGGTATCTACCGTCAGCAAGTGATCGGCCGCAACAAGGTGATCATGCGCTGGCTGAGCCACCGTGGCGGCGCGCTGGATTTCCGTGAGTGGTGCGAAAAGCACCCCGGCAAACCGTTCCCGGTCTCCGTGGCCCTGGGCGCCGACCCGGCCACCATCCTCGGCGCCGTGACCCCCGTGCCCGACAGCCTGTCCGAGTACGCCTTTGCCGGCCTGCTGCGCGGTAACCGCACCGAGCTGGTGAAATGCCGTGGCAACGACCTGCAAGTGCCAGCCACTGCCGAAATCATCCTGGAAGGTGTGATTCATCCGGGCGAAATGGCCGATGAAGGCCCTTATGGCGACCACACCGGTTACTACAACGAAGTCGACAGCTTCCCGGTATTCACCGTCGAGCGCATTACCCACCGCATCAAGCCGATTTATCACAGCACCTACACCGGCCGGCCGCCGGATGAACCGGCCATCCTGGGCGTTGCACTCAACGAAGTGTTTGTGCCGATCCTGCAGAAGCAATTCCCGGAGATCACCGACTTCTACCTGCCGCCGGAAGGCTGCTCGTACCGCATGGCCATTGTGACCATGAAGAAGTCGTACCCAGGCCATGCCAAGCGGGTAATGCTCGGTGTGTGGTCGTTTTTGCGACAGTTCATGTATACCAAGTTCGTTATTGTCACCGACGACGACATCAATGCCCGCGACTGGAACGACGTGATCTGGGCCATCACCACGCGCATGGACCCCAAGCGCGACACGGTGATGATCGACAACACGCCGATCGACTACCTCGACTTCGCCTCGCCGGTGTCGGGCCTGGGTTCGAAGATGGGCCTGGACGCCACCCACAAATGGCCGGGTGAGACTACCCGGGAGTGGGGTCGGGTGATCGTCAAGGATGAAGCCGTCACCGCCCGTGTCGATGCGATCTGGAAAGAATTGGGAATAGATTGA
- a CDS encoding CDP-6-deoxy-delta-3,4-glucoseen reductase, which yields MRVTLQPSGAVLELVPGERILEGARRLGYECPQACRNGVCHVCAALLVEGRVQQAGEVRDHGEFYTCIAEPLEDCIVLWDGVLAPGELPLRKLSCQLSECVEVGGDVWRVRLRAPAGKAVRYHAGQYLMIERENGEKSAFSLASAPHAGRELELHVLAREDSARTLLAQLQRNQMARVELPFGDTHLAELPDGPLVLIAAGTGMAQMHSLIEHCRASGFKHPVHLYWGVRRPEDFYDIEHWDQWLQLPNLFLHKVVSDLCGWEGRCGLLHEAVCEDITDLKSVHVYASGSPAMIYGTLDALVDAGMDAHQMRADVFAYAPRP from the coding sequence ATGCGTGTAACCCTGCAACCTTCCGGTGCCGTGCTGGAGTTGGTCCCCGGCGAACGAATCCTCGAAGGCGCTCGTCGACTCGGCTACGAGTGCCCCCAGGCCTGCCGCAACGGCGTGTGCCATGTGTGTGCCGCGCTGCTGGTGGAAGGCCGGGTGCAGCAGGCCGGCGAGGTGCGTGATCATGGCGAGTTCTACACCTGTATCGCCGAGCCGCTGGAAGATTGCATTGTGTTGTGGGATGGCGTGCTGGCGCCGGGAGAGTTGCCGTTGCGCAAGTTGTCGTGCCAATTGAGTGAGTGTGTAGAGGTCGGTGGCGATGTATGGCGCGTGCGCCTGCGTGCGCCGGCCGGCAAGGCGGTGCGTTACCACGCCGGGCAATACTTGATGATCGAACGTGAGAACGGCGAGAAGTCGGCGTTTTCTCTGGCCTCGGCGCCTCATGCCGGGCGCGAGCTGGAACTGCATGTGCTGGCCCGCGAGGACAGCGCCCGCACCTTGCTTGCGCAGCTGCAACGCAACCAGATGGCCCGTGTCGAGCTGCCCTTTGGGGACACCCACCTGGCTGAGCTGCCGGACGGGCCGTTGGTGTTGATCGCGGCCGGCACCGGCATGGCGCAGATGCACAGCCTGATCGAGCATTGCCGTGCCTCGGGCTTCAAGCACCCGGTGCACCTATACTGGGGGGTGCGCCGCCCGGAAGACTTCTACGACATTGAGCATTGGGACCAATGGCTGCAGTTGCCCAACCTGTTCCTGCACAAGGTCGTCAGTGATCTGTGTGGTTGGGAAGGGCGCTGCGGGTTGCTGCATGAAGCGGTGTGCGAAGACATCACCGACCTCAAGTCGGTGCACGTCTACGCCAGCGGTTCACCGGCAATGATCTACGGCACCCTGGATGCGCTGGTGGATGCGGGTATGGATGCGCACCAGATGCGTGCCGATGTGTTTGCCTACGCCCCGCGCCCATAA
- the trxA gene encoding thioredoxin TrxA, with product MSNDLIKHVTDATFEAEVLKAQGPVLVDYWAEWCGPCKMIAPVLDDIATTYEGKLTIAKLNIDDNQETPAKHGVRGIPTLMLFKNGNVEATKVGALSKSQLQAFLDANI from the coding sequence ATGAGCAACGATCTTATCAAGCACGTCACCGACGCGACCTTTGAGGCCGAAGTACTCAAGGCTCAAGGCCCGGTGCTGGTTGACTACTGGGCTGAATGGTGTGGCCCTTGCAAAATGATCGCTCCAGTCCTGGACGACATTGCGACCACCTACGAAGGCAAGCTGACCATTGCCAAGCTGAACATCGACGACAACCAGGAAACCCCGGCCAAGCACGGCGTGCGTGGTATCCCGACCCTGATGCTGTTCAAGAACGGCAACGTCGAAGCCACTAAAGTAGGCGCACTGTCGAAGTCTCAGTTGCAAGCTTTCCTCGACGCGAACATCTAA
- the glpT gene encoding glycerol-3-phosphate transporter: protein MFAFFRPAAHQAPLPEEKIDSTYRRLRWQIFAGIFFGYAGYYLLRKNFSLAMPYLIDEGYTRGELGLAMSAIAIAYGLSKFLMGLVSDRSNPRYFLPFGLLVSAGVMFIFGFAPWATSSVTMMFILLFINGWAQGMGWPPSGRTMVHWWSQKERGGVVSVWNVAHNVGGGLIGPLFLLGMAWFNDWHAAFYVPATVALLVAAFAFITMRDTPQSVGLPPIEKYKNDYPEGYDASHEDEFSAKEIFVKYVLRNKMLWYIAFANVFVYLLRYGVLDWAPTYLKEAKHFTVDKSSWAYFFYEWAGIPGTLLCGWMSDKIFRGNRGLTGIVFMALVTVATLVYWLNPPGNPMVDMIALFSIGFLIYGPVMLIGLQALELAPKKAAGTAAGFTGLFGYLGGSVAASAAMGYTVDHFGWDGGFVLLIGACILAIAFLVPTLWHTNSVSSSR from the coding sequence ATGTTTGCTTTCTTTCGTCCTGCCGCACATCAGGCGCCCCTGCCTGAAGAAAAAATAGACAGCACCTACCGACGCCTGCGCTGGCAGATCTTCGCGGGTATTTTCTTCGGTTACGCCGGCTACTACCTGCTGCGCAAAAACTTCTCCCTGGCCATGCCCTACTTGATCGACGAAGGTTACACCCGTGGCGAACTGGGCCTGGCGATGTCGGCCATCGCGATTGCCTACGGCCTGTCCAAGTTCCTCATGGGCCTGGTGTCCGACCGCTCCAACCCACGCTACTTCCTGCCCTTCGGCCTGCTGGTTTCCGCCGGGGTGATGTTCATTTTCGGTTTCGCACCTTGGGCGACGTCCAGCGTGACCATGATGTTCATTTTGCTGTTCATCAACGGCTGGGCCCAAGGCATGGGCTGGCCGCCGAGCGGACGCACCATGGTGCACTGGTGGTCGCAGAAAGAACGCGGCGGCGTGGTGTCCGTGTGGAACGTGGCGCATAACGTCGGCGGTGGCCTGATCGGCCCACTGTTCCTCCTGGGCATGGCTTGGTTCAACGACTGGCACGCAGCCTTCTACGTACCGGCCACCGTGGCTTTGCTGGTGGCGGCATTTGCCTTCATCACCATGCGCGACACTCCGCAATCGGTCGGCCTGCCGCCGATCGAGAAGTACAAGAATGACTACCCGGAAGGCTACGACGCCAGCCACGAAGACGAATTCAGCGCCAAGGAAATCTTCGTCAAGTACGTGCTGCGCAACAAAATGTTGTGGTACATCGCCTTCGCCAACGTGTTCGTCTACCTATTGCGCTACGGCGTTCTGGACTGGGCGCCGACCTACTTGAAAGAAGCCAAGCACTTCACGGTCGATAAATCATCGTGGGCGTACTTCTTCTATGAGTGGGCCGGCATTCCGGGCACGCTGCTGTGCGGCTGGATGTCGGACAAGATCTTCCGTGGCAACCGTGGCCTGACGGGCATTGTGTTCATGGCACTGGTGACCGTAGCGACCCTTGTTTACTGGCTCAACCCACCGGGCAACCCAATGGTCGACATGATCGCGCTGTTCTCCATCGGCTTCCTGATCTACGGTCCAGTGATGCTGATCGGCCTGCAGGCGCTGGAACTGGCACCGAAGAAGGCCGCGGGCACTGCTGCGGGTTTCACCGGTCTGTTCGGTTACCTGGGGGGGTCAGTGGCGGCGAGTGCGGCCATGGGCTACACCGTGGACCATTTCGGTTGGGACGGTGGTTTCGTGCTGCTGATTGGCGCGTGCATCTTGGCCATCGCCTTCCTGGTCCCGACGCTGTGGCACACCAACAGCGTGAGTTCGTCGCGTTAA
- a CDS encoding sn-glycerol-3-phosphate transporter, whose product MKKFRLPGLLFLAQATTALAGEVPATEDDKGFWYAQTSVYTRHFAPDPEHNNNQDLIGLERNEASGFVYGGATFRNSFRQRSYYAYAGKRYDMDAYPVYLKLTGGAIQGYRGKYRDKIPLNRFGVAPVIIPSVGAHYGPVATELVLLGFNAAMVTTGVRF is encoded by the coding sequence ATGAAAAAATTCCGATTGCCTGGCCTGCTGTTCCTGGCCCAGGCCACCACTGCACTGGCGGGCGAAGTGCCGGCCACCGAAGACGACAAGGGCTTCTGGTACGCGCAGACCAGCGTCTACACCCGGCATTTCGCGCCCGACCCCGAGCACAACAACAACCAGGACCTCATCGGTCTTGAACGTAACGAGGCGTCAGGTTTTGTGTACGGCGGGGCGACGTTTCGCAACTCGTTCCGGCAGCGCTCGTACTATGCGTACGCGGGCAAGCGCTACGACATGGACGCCTATCCGGTGTATTTGAAACTGACGGGCGGGGCGATCCAGGGCTATCGCGGCAAGTACCGCGACAAAATCCCGTTGAACCGTTTCGGCGTGGCGCCGGTGATCATTCCGTCGGTGGGCGCGCATTATGGGCCGGTGGCGACGGAATTGGTGTTGCTGGGGTTCAATGCCGCGATGGTGACCACTGGCGTGCGCTTCTGA
- a CDS encoding gamma-glutamylcyclotransferase, with product MTVIESDLLQLAYPPRLDLGPQLTHEQLMSSMQATMAQHKGGPVWLFAYGSLIWRPECSSTERVRARVHGYHRGLYLWSHEHRGTPELPGLVFGLDRGGSCSGFAYRLPEDQLEASLYALWQREMPYPSYRPHWLTCRLEDGTTVQALGFVLERHLPSYAGNLPDIVLNHVLQSACGRYGTTRDYVEQTVNALRSHAMPDKNLEARLKRCAKDCSGG from the coding sequence ATGACCGTCATTGAATCCGATCTTTTGCAATTGGCTTACCCTCCGCGGCTCGATCTTGGGCCGCAACTCACTCACGAACAGTTGATGAGCTCAATGCAGGCCACCATGGCCCAGCACAAGGGTGGGCCGGTCTGGCTTTTCGCTTATGGTTCGCTGATCTGGCGCCCTGAATGCTCGTCGACCGAGCGGGTGCGGGCACGCGTCCACGGTTATCACCGGGGCCTGTACCTGTGGTCCCATGAGCATCGGGGTACACCGGAGCTGCCGGGGTTGGTGTTCGGGTTGGATCGCGGCGGCTCGTGCAGCGGGTTTGCCTACCGCCTGCCGGAAGACCAACTGGAGGCCTCGCTCTATGCCTTGTGGCAGCGCGAGATGCCTTACCCATCTTACCGGCCACACTGGCTCACCTGCCGTCTGGAAGATGGCACTACGGTACAGGCGCTGGGGTTTGTATTGGAACGGCACCTGCCCAGCTATGCCGGCAACTTGCCCGATATCGTGCTGAACCATGTGTTGCAAAGCGCTTGCGGGCGTTACGGCACGACTCGCGATTATGTCGAGCAGACCGTCAACGCCCTGCGTAGCCACGCCATGCCAGATAAGAACCTGGAGGCGCGGCTCAAGCGTTGTGCGAAGGACTGTTCAGGCGGTTAA
- a CDS encoding TonB-dependent receptor plug domain-containing protein: MGSYKQHALYTAILSANLLTAVGFNPVFAAETPATDAPRLDTVIVTGTRVQERTASASLSPIDVISGDTLRSTGSDELGAVLARLIPSINFPRPSLVDGAELVRPAQLRGLSPDQVLVLVNGKRRHTSAFVNLGGAVGRGSAPADLNAIPVSAVDHIEVLRDGASARYGSDAIAGVINVILKRADHGGSISSKFGEYKKGDGIQRNLSGNTGLALGENGFINLSAEGADNDYTNRAGKDFRLGSVGSTTYGQQVFRQGEPATQEGKFQFNSEYSFNDAAEFYTFGGYSKRRGETAAFYRASNASNNIPALNPNGYLPLIKGNLEDTSLVVGLRGLLAYDWHYDLSANYGKNQYELSTETINTSLGLATPRKFDNGTLSNDQKQVSLDLSREFDVGFLPYPVSVAFGGEYLHQGYEIEAGETASYYQTGSSGLGGFRDADAGSRSRHNWAQYLDLETNFTEKLSASAAVRHEDYSDFGSNVSGSLSARYDFTPQVALRGSISNGFRAPSLAQQNFAFTSSQLIGSDIREAGTFPASSQVARLLGAEDLKAEKSRNYSLGLVLEPADDLTVTVDVYRIDIRDRISLSSNLNLDPATQAYLRANGVGNINYTTARYFTNATDTSTDGVDLVANYRYQFDNGIRWNSTVGYNYNHTKVTDVKPNPAILDSLGANLVRVDRREKSGLLGDTTPEHKLSLGNDFTFGKWALHSNLVRYGEFTSYQADKANDQTFKAAWVLDLSADYKLKNWTFTLGGDNVTDKYPEKVNAFASSGGNLAYSTFSPYGYSGAFYYGKVAYNW; encoded by the coding sequence ATGGGGAGCTACAAGCAGCACGCGTTGTATACAGCGATTTTGTCGGCCAATTTGCTGACCGCTGTCGGTTTCAATCCAGTCTTCGCGGCCGAAACGCCCGCCACCGATGCACCCAGGCTTGACACCGTGATCGTCACCGGCACCCGCGTCCAAGAGCGTACGGCGAGTGCATCGCTGTCACCGATCGATGTGATTTCCGGCGATACCCTGCGCAGCACCGGCTCGGATGAGCTGGGCGCGGTGTTGGCGCGGCTGATTCCGTCGATCAACTTCCCGCGTCCGAGCCTGGTGGACGGCGCTGAGCTGGTGCGTCCTGCGCAATTGCGCGGTCTGTCTCCGGATCAGGTGCTGGTGCTGGTCAATGGCAAGCGTCGCCACACCAGTGCATTCGTCAACCTGGGTGGTGCGGTGGGGCGCGGCTCGGCGCCGGCGGATTTGAACGCGATCCCGGTGTCGGCGGTGGACCATATCGAGGTGCTGCGTGATGGCGCCTCTGCGCGTTATGGCTCCGATGCCATTGCCGGTGTAATCAACGTGATCCTCAAGCGCGCCGACCACGGTGGTTCGATCTCGTCGAAGTTTGGCGAGTACAAGAAGGGCGACGGTATCCAGCGCAATCTCAGTGGCAACACGGGTTTGGCATTGGGTGAAAACGGCTTTATCAACCTCTCCGCCGAAGGCGCCGACAACGATTACACCAACCGCGCCGGTAAGGATTTCCGCCTTGGCAGCGTAGGTTCCACGACCTACGGCCAACAAGTGTTTCGCCAGGGTGAGCCGGCCACCCAGGAAGGCAAGTTCCAGTTCAACTCGGAATATTCCTTCAACGATGCGGCCGAGTTCTACACCTTCGGCGGCTACAGCAAGCGGCGCGGCGAGACGGCGGCGTTTTACCGGGCGAGCAACGCGTCCAACAACATCCCGGCGCTCAACCCCAATGGCTACCTGCCGCTGATCAAGGGCAACCTGGAAGACACTTCGCTGGTGGTGGGCCTGCGCGGTCTGCTGGCCTATGACTGGCATTACGACTTGTCGGCCAACTACGGCAAGAACCAGTACGAGCTGAGCACCGAAACCATCAATACCTCCCTGGGCCTGGCCACGCCGCGCAAGTTTGATAACGGCACCCTGAGCAACGACCAGAAGCAAGTCAGCCTGGACCTGTCCCGCGAGTTCGATGTGGGCTTCTTGCCGTACCCGGTGTCCGTGGCCTTTGGCGGCGAATATCTGCACCAGGGTTATGAAATTGAGGCGGGTGAGACGGCGTCCTACTATCAGACCGGCAGTTCGGGCCTGGGCGGCTTCCGTGATGCCGACGCCGGCAGCCGTTCGCGCCACAACTGGGCCCAGTACCTGGACCTGGAAACCAACTTCACCGAAAAACTCAGCGCGTCGGCTGCCGTACGACATGAGGATTACAGTGACTTCGGCTCCAATGTCAGTGGCTCGCTGTCGGCTCGTTATGACTTCACCCCGCAGGTGGCCTTGCGCGGCAGTATTTCCAACGGTTTCCGCGCGCCGTCGCTGGCTCAGCAGAACTTTGCGTTCACTTCATCGCAGTTGATCGGCAGCGATATCCGCGAGGCCGGTACTTTCCCGGCTTCGAGCCAGGTGGCCCGCCTGCTGGGCGCGGAAGACCTCAAGGCCGAGAAGTCGCGCAACTACAGCCTCGGCCTGGTACTGGAGCCTGCCGACGACCTGACGGTGACGGTGGACGTGTACCGCATCGACATTCGCGACCGTATCAGCCTGTCGTCCAACCTCAATCTGGACCCGGCGACCCAGGCCTATCTGCGTGCCAACGGCGTCGGCAACATCAACTACACCACCGCCCGCTACTTCACCAACGCTACGGACACCAGCACCGACGGCGTCGATCTGGTGGCCAACTACCGCTACCAGTTCGATAACGGCATCCGCTGGAACAGCACCGTGGGCTACAACTACAACCATACCAAGGTCACGGATGTGAAGCCCAACCCGGCCATCCTCGACAGCCTGGGCGCCAATCTGGTGCGCGTGGACCGTCGCGAGAAGAGCGGTTTGCTGGGCGATACCACGCCTGAACACAAGCTGAGCCTGGGTAACGACTTCACCTTCGGCAAATGGGCGCTGCACAGCAACCTGGTGCGCTATGGTGAATTCACCAGCTACCAGGCCGACAAGGCCAACGACCAGACCTTCAAGGCGGCCTGGGTGTTGGATTTGTCGGCGGACTACAAGTTGAAGAACTGGACCTTCACCCTGGGTGGCGACAACGTCACGGATAAATACCCGGAAAAGGTCAATGCGTTCGCCAGCAGTGGTGGCAATTTGGCCTATAGCACTTTTTCGCCGTACGGTTACAGCGGCGCGTTCTATTACGGTAAAGTTGCCTATAACTGGTAA
- a CDS encoding FadR/GntR family transcriptional regulator, with translation MNSIAQAVPEAALQAIRKLIKEQGFEAGDALPSQRDLAAQLRVSRASLREALSSLSALGVVSVQPGKGVFVQAVEDSPSFAWPFAAQATPLDIFQLRYALEGFAAGLAAVTLTIDELDSVEDNVEAMRKVLKAGDFEAAARLDFEFHQRILLASGNQAMVSILSTSAEVFLESQKLPFIRPERAMETWQEHRRIVRALARRASAAAQKTMQEHVRNAALRTGIAFVTPVAP, from the coding sequence ATGAATTCCATCGCCCAAGCCGTACCGGAAGCGGCCCTGCAGGCCATCCGCAAACTGATCAAGGAACAAGGCTTCGAGGCGGGCGATGCGTTGCCGTCCCAACGTGACCTGGCGGCGCAGTTAAGGGTGAGCCGGGCGTCGCTGCGCGAGGCGTTGTCATCCCTCAGCGCCTTGGGTGTGGTCAGTGTGCAGCCAGGCAAGGGCGTGTTCGTGCAGGCGGTCGAGGACTCGCCGAGCTTCGCCTGGCCCTTCGCGGCACAGGCTACGCCGCTGGATATCTTCCAATTGCGCTATGCCCTGGAAGGTTTTGCGGCTGGGTTGGCGGCGGTGACGCTGACCATCGATGAGTTGGACAGCGTGGAAGACAATGTCGAGGCCATGCGCAAGGTACTCAAGGCCGGCGACTTCGAAGCTGCCGCCCGGCTGGACTTCGAATTCCACCAGCGCATCCTGTTGGCCAGCGGTAACCAAGCGATGGTGAGCATTCTGAGCACGAGTGCCGAGGTCTTTCTGGAGAGCCAGAAGCTACCGTTCATCCGACCGGAACGGGCCATGGAAACCTGGCAGGAGCACCGCCGGATAGTGCGCGCCCTGGCCCGGCGCGCCAGTGCAGCGGCGCAGAAAACCATGCAGGAACACGTGCGCAATGCGGCGTTGCGCACGGGCATTGCCTTCGTGACTCCCGTAGCGCCTTGA